A region from the Oceanidesulfovibrio marinus genome encodes:
- a CDS encoding type 1 glutamine amidotransferase domain-containing protein, with the protein MSELSGKQVVLLVADHHNDYEFLYPYIRMKEAGATVKIAGADKDAVYAGKYGIPAKADMSFDELDAAKFDGVIIPGGYAPDIVRRHGAANDFVKKMFDAGKVVAFICHAGWVPVSAGILDGRRCTSFFAIRDDLVNAGAQWVDEEVVVDGNLISSRTPDDLPAFCKAIIAAMNK; encoded by the coding sequence ATGAGCGAGCTTTCAGGCAAACAGGTCGTGCTGCTCGTGGCCGACCACCACAACGATTACGAGTTCCTCTACCCCTACATCCGCATGAAAGAGGCCGGCGCCACGGTCAAGATCGCCGGTGCGGACAAGGACGCCGTATACGCCGGCAAGTACGGCATTCCGGCCAAGGCGGACATGAGCTTCGACGAGCTGGACGCGGCTAAGTTCGACGGCGTCATTATCCCCGGCGGCTACGCCCCGGATATCGTGCGCCGCCACGGCGCGGCCAATGACTTCGTGAAGAAGATGTTCGACGCGGGCAAGGTCGTGGCCTTCATCTGCCACGCGGGATGGGTGCCTGTTTCGGCCGGCATCCTGGACGGCAGGCGCTGCACCTCGTTCTTCGCCATCCGCGACGACCTGGTCAATGCCGGGGCGCAGTGGGTGGACGAGGAGGTTGTCGTGGACGGCAACCTGATCTCCAGCCGGACGCCGGACGATCTTCCCGCATTCTGCAAGGCGATCATAGCGGCCATGAACAAGTAA